The following coding sequences lie in one Brettanomyces bruxellensis chromosome 6, complete sequence genomic window:
- a CDS encoding uncharacterized protein (BUSCO:EOG09263YBT) — protein sequence MPLFSVKGWGLDNEKVAPGVSKSTKGKKQKSEKVNKVKDDKRQGSKHKMMDSEKDDDTRKHKKQKHKADQKKPIAGKNIGKQQVYSDQHEKTDDDSNKKEDVAPPKAPMNMDVSKLTPLQKKMLSKLSGSRFRWINEQFYTTDSDKAFEIIRKQPDLFEEYHKGFRSQVESWPENPVDLYIKRLVFRGVSKPANSPGGLPGLRNDKKRTVVVADMGCGEAELATQVDRKDHKKALKVFKKKYGGDKFVSARNKRIEIKVHSFDLDKVNDNVTVADIKNVPMDDESCTVVVFCLSLMGTNFLDFIKEAYRILTPGGELWIAEIQSRLADSTGEEFSNTITKLGFRHKQTDTSNKMFTRFDFFKPLKPERLDVQSIQGIRESGNEGQWLLKPCIYKRR from the exons ATGCCGTTATTTAGTGTTAAGGGATGGGGCTTGGATAACGAGAAAGTGGCGCCTGGAGTGTCTAAATCAACAAAAGGcaaaaaacagaaaagtgaaaaagtCAATAAAGTGAAAGATGACAAAAGACAAGGTAGTAAACATAAGATGATGGATTCggagaaagatgatgataccAGGAAGcataaaaagcagaaacaCAAGGCAGATCAAAAGAAGCCGATTGCGGGAAAGAATATAGGGAAACAGCAAGTATATTCTGATCAGCATGAAAAGACAGATGATGAcagtaataaaaaagaagatgttgcACCACCTAAAGCACCAATGAATATGGATGTGTCAAAACTTACGCCattgcaaaagaaaatgttaaGCAAATTGTCTGGGTCGAGATTCAGATGGATAAATGAACAGTTTTATACCACGGATTCGGACAAAGCATTCGAAATCATTCGAAAACAACCTGATTTGTTTGAAGAGTATCACAAAGGATTCAGATCACAGGTTGAATCGTGGCCGGAAAACCCGGTGGACTTGTATATTAAGCGTTTGGTGTTCAGGGGGGTCTCAAAGCCGGCTAATTCACCAGGTGGACTTCCTGGCTTgagaaatgataaaaagagaactgttgttgttgcagATATGGGATGTGGTGAAGCAGAACTAGCAACACAGGTTGACAG AAAAGACCACAAGAAGGCTTTGAAAGTGTTCAAGAAGAAGTACGGGGGAGATAAGTTTGTTTCTGCAAGAAATAAGAGAATCGAGATAAAAGTGCATTCTTTCGATCTAGACAAAGTCAACGATAATGTGACAGTTGCCGATATAAAGAATGTTCCAATGGATGACGAATCATGTAcagttgttgttttctgtCTTTCTCTAATGGGAACAAATTTCTTAGACTTTATTAAAGAGGCATATCGAATTCTCACACCTGGAGGAGAGCTCTGGATAGCAGAGATTCAATCCCGGTTGGCCGATAGTACGGGAGAGGAGTTTTCCAATACGATAACGAAGCTTGGCTTTAGACATAAGCAAACTGATACTTCCAACAAAATGTTTACGAGATTCGACTTTTTCAAACCATTAAAGCCTGAAAGATTGGATGTTCAAAGCATACAGGGAATAAGGGAAAGCGGGAATGAGGGCCAGTGGCTTTTGAAGCCATGCATTTATAAAAGGAGGTGA